The genomic region TTACGACCAATACCCTGACGTTGAAAACTGGGCGCAATGGCGATGCGATCCACATAGGCGAAGCGGGCGTAGCGTTGGTTAAACCAGCCAAAGTTGACACTGTCATAGTAGGCAGTTTCATCGAGTACTAGGATGAAACCAACCAACTCACCTTGGGAGCCACGGGCAATCCCGGTGTAGATCGATTGTTCTCGTAGCGAAGCGAGCTTGGCGGCAGTTAGTGAGCTGACATGGGGCACAGCAGCTTCATTCAAAGCGAGGATCTCTGCTTCGTTGGCTTGTGTTGCAATACTTATTTGGAAAGAGGAGGATTTCATGCTGCTCGTTGTTGATCGTGGTAATTGCCAGCGAAGCCGTC from SAR324 cluster bacterium harbors:
- a CDS encoding GNAT family N-acetyltransferase, whose protein sequence is MKSSSFQISIATQANEAEILALNEAAVPHVSSLTAAKLASLREQSIYTGIARGSQGELVGFILVLDETAYYDSVNFGWFNQRYARFAYVDRIAIAPSFQRQGIGRKLYAAVINLIQGRYPTLACEVNLRPPNLISETFHAQLGFVEVGQQDTEGGAKRVVMLTQDIQA